From a region of the Gossypium raimondii isolate GPD5lz chromosome 10, ASM2569854v1, whole genome shotgun sequence genome:
- the LOC128034095 gene encoding calcium-dependent protein kinase 24-like isoform X1: MLRFRNREAFACKKIAKAKLRTEVDLEDVRREVEIMRHLPKHPYIVTFREAFEDKEAIYLVMELCRGGELFDRILAKGHYSERAAATIIKTILEIVKVWPAKGSVWLLIICYF; this comes from the exons ATGCTTCGATTTAGAAACCGGGAGGCTTTCGCGTGCAAGAAGATAGCGAAGGCGAAGCTGAGGACGGAGGTGGACTTGGAAGATGTAAGAAGGGAGGTGGAGATTATGAGACATTTGCCGAAGCATCCGTATATTGTCACCTTTAGGGAAGCCTTTGAGGATAAAGAAGCTATTTATCTTGTTATGGAGCTTTGCCGTGGAGGTGAACTTTTCGATAGAATCCTCGCTAAAGGTCATTATTCGGAACGAGCTGCTGCTACCATCATTAAAACTATTTTGGAGATTGTCAAG gtgtggccggccaaggggaGTGTGTGGCTGctaattatttgttatttttag
- the LOC128034095 gene encoding calcium-dependent protein kinase 24-like isoform X2, with translation MLRFRNREAFACKKIAKAKLRTEVDLEDVRREVEIMRHLPKHPYIVTFREAFEDKEAIYLVMELCRGGELFDRILAKGHYSERAAATIIKTILEIVKENA, from the exons ATGCTTCGATTTAGAAACCGGGAGGCTTTCGCGTGCAAGAAGATAGCGAAGGCGAAGCTGAGGACGGAGGTGGACTTGGAAGATGTAAGAAGGGAGGTGGAGATTATGAGACATTTGCCGAAGCATCCGTATATTGTCACCTTTAGGGAAGCCTTTGAGGATAAAGAAGCTATTTATCTTGTTATGGAGCTTTGCCGTGGAGGTGAACTTTTCGATAGAATCCTCGCTAAAGGTCATTATTCGGAACGAGCTGCTGCTACCATCATTAAAACTATTTTGGAGATTGTCAAG GAAAATGCATGA
- the LOC105776151 gene encoding pentatricopeptide repeat-containing protein At1g53600, mitochondrial, with product MNLENHGLHFLTMLAKSKSSLYYVHLILPPKISISSLRTATKDSIVHNSAKILRKNTKFLVYCNTQITQHGRNRNIKEAESIFNRMPFKSTVSWTAMLTAYAENGNILKAREVFAKMPERTTSSYNAMITAYNKNGCMVDEAYELFCNMSERDAVSYATMITGFVSKGRFDKALEIYENTPGKWREPVCSNVLINGYVKAGRLDMAVGIFEGMVQRDVVSWSLMVDGYCKSGRIMEARKLFDKMVERNVVTWTTMINGYLKMGYLIDGFGLFSAMRKEKGVLVNSTTLTVIFEACGHFDRYREGIQMHGLVLKLGFEFCVFLGNSIITMYCRFGCTGSANLVFDLMTRKDLVSWNSLIMGHVQENEIEKAYELFERMPRKDVVSWTTMIMGFSGTGQTDRAVKLFRMMPEKDDVAWTVVISGFVSIEMYEEAFRWFTEMLQKSVKPDSHTLSSLLSASANSAILSNGQQIHVQAIKMCLELDLSVQNSLVSMYSKCGNVADACQVFMSIKEPNIVSFNTMITGFAQNGFAKEALELFGKMQSEGQEPNHVTFLAVLSACSHVGLVEVGWEHFKSMTSLYNIEPGPDHYSCMVDLLGRAGLFDEAVGLIYSMPFDPHSGVWGALLGASMTHLRIDLAKLAAQQLIKLEPDSATPYVVLSNLYTISGKKKDGDKVRIDKKSKRIKKSPGCSWLVVKDKVHLFLSGDQSHEDSEEIRVTLQTIMKEMEELGCYR from the coding sequence atgaacttgGAAAATCATGGACTCCATTTCTTAACAATGCTAGCAAAATCAAAATCTTCCCTTTACTATGTTCACCTCATTTTGCCCCCCAAAATTTCCATTTCTTCACTTCGCACCGCAACAAAGGATAGCATCGTCCATAACTCTGCGAAAATCCTCCGCAAAAATACCAAATTCCTCGTTTATTGCAATACCCAGATTACACAACATGGAAGAAACAGAAATATCAAAGAAGCTGAATCAATCTTCAACCGGATGCCCTTCAAAAGCACCGTATCTTGGACTGCCATGTTGACTGCATACGCAGAAAATGGGAACATTTTGAAAGCCCGTGAAGTGTTCGCTAAAATGCCTGAAAGAACAACTTCTTCGTATAATGCTATGATCACGGCTTATAATAAGAATGGTTGTATGGTTGATGAGGCTTATGAGCTTTTCTGCAACATGTCTGAACGGGACGCAGTGAGTTATGCTACAATGATCACGGGGTTTGTCAGTAAAGGAAGGTTTGATAAGGCCTTGGAAATTTACGAAAATACTCCGGGGAAATGGCGGGAACCGGTTTGTTCAAATGTTTTGATAAATGGGTATGTGAAAGCTGGGAGATTGGATATGGCAGTTGGCATTTTCGAAGGAATGGTTCAGAGAGATGTCGTTTCTTGGAGCCTAATGGTTGATGGGTATTGCAAAAGTGGGAGAATTATGGAGGCTAGAAAGTTGTTTGACAAGATGGTGGAGAGAAATGTAGTTACTTGGACAACAATGATTAATGGGTACCTAAAAATGGGATATTTAATTGatggttttggtttgttttcGGCTATGAGAAAAGAGAAAGGAGTTTTGGTTAATTCTACTACTTTGACTGTTATATTTGAAGCTTGTGGACATTTTGATAGATATAGAGAAGGAATTCAAATGCACGGATTGGTTTTAAAGTTGGGATTcgaattttgtgtttttctaGGGAATTCTATTATTACCATGTATTGCAGATTTGGTTGTACTGGTTCTGctaatttggtatttgatttGATGACGAGgaaagatttggtttcttggaatTCTTTGATCATGGGCCATGTTCAAGAGAATGAGATTGAGAAAGCTTATGAACTTTTTGAAAGGATGCCTAGAAAGGATGTAGTTTCTTGGACTACCATGATTATGGGGTTTTCTGGTACAGGACAAACTGATAGAGCTGTCAAGTTGTTTAGAATGATGCCTGAGAAAGATGATGTTGCATGGACTGTAGTAATTTCAGGGTTTGTAAGTATTGAAATGTATGAGGAGGCTTTTCGCTGGTTTACTGAAATGCTTCAGAAATCAGTAAAGCCAGACTCTCATACTTTGAGCAGTCTGTTGAGTGCTTCTGCCAATTCAGCAATACTAAGCAATGGGCAGCAAATCCATGTCCAAGCAATAAAGATGTGTCTGGAACTCGATTTGTCAGTTCAAAATTCTCTTGTCTCAATGTATTCAAAATGTGGAAATGTAGCCGATGCTTGTCAAGTCTTTATGAGTATTAAAGAACCGAATATTGTTTCTTTCAATACAATGATTACTGGCTTTGCTCAAAATGGATTTGCTAAAGAAGCACTTGAATTGTTTGGGAAAATGCAGAGTGAAGGGCAGGAGCCAAATCACGTAACCTTTCTTGCTGTTTTGTCTGCCTGCAGCCATGTTGGACTCGTAGAAGTAGGATGGGAGCACTTCAAATCCATGACATCTTTATATAACATAGAACCAGGGCCTGACCACTATTCATGCATGGTTGATCTCCTCGGCCGAGCTGGGTTATTTGATGAAGCAGTTGGTTTAATCTATTCAATGCCATTTGATCCCCATAGTGGAGTTTGGGGAGCTCTCCTGGGTGCAAGCATGACTCATCTCCGTATCGATCTCGCAAAGCTTGCAGCTCAGCAGCTTATTAAATTGGAGCCTGATAGTGCAACTCCTTATGTCGTTTTGTCCAACTTATATACTATCTCgggaaagaagaaagatggagaCAAAGTAAGAATAGACAAGAAATCAAAAAGGATAAAGAAGAGCCCTGGGTGTAGTTGGTTGGTAGTTAAAGACAAAGTTCATTTGTTTCTCTCAGGAGATCAATCTCATGAGGATTCAGAAGAGATTAGAGTTACATTACAGACAATTATGAAGGAAATGGAAGAGCTAGGTTGTTATAGATAA
- the LOC105776155 gene encoding uncharacterized protein LOC105776155: MRAPSLLAQCLPGLVLYDRGSQSMSPVSDRDVHLPSLAVEILPSKTAHPCKYAGDNVDLQGLDVFKGRVSVADIIGFTTTEMLSSKPDGFLKSWNSSFDLVNVLKHEIRDGQLSFRGKRVLELGCGYGVPGIFACLKGACTVHFQDLSAETIRCTTIPNVLANLEQARERQSRQPEGPLTPSRQTLAPTVHFYAGDWEELPTVLSVVRNDVSEVTTGMRLSFSEEDFMDGCSSQDGSSITQEISSRRSRKLSGSRAWERASETDQGESGYDIILMTEIPYSVSSLKKLYALIKKCVRPPYGVVYLSTKKNYVGFNNAARHLRSLVDEEGIFGAHLIKEVTDVDIWKFFLK, encoded by the exons ATGCGTGCACCGTCACTGCTTGCACAATGTTTGCCAGGCTTGGTACTCTATGATCGAGGAAGCCAAAGCATGTCCCCTGTATCTGATAGAGATGTCCATCTCCCTTCACTGGCTGTGGAGATTCTCCCATCAAAG ACGGCCCATCCTTGTAAATATGCTGGGGACAATGTAGATTTGCAAGGGCTCGATGTATTCAAG GGAAGAGTTAGTGTTGCTGACATTATTGGTTTCACCACTACTGAAATGTTATCTTCAAAACCTGATG gGTTTCTGAAATCTTGGAACAGTTCTTTCGATCTTGTTAACGTCCTTAAGCACGAGATCCGTGATGGGCAGTTGAGCTTTAGAGGGAAAAGGGTGCTTGAG TTGGGTTGTGGCTATGGTGTTCCGGGGATATTTGCTTGTCTGAAG GGTGCTTGTACAGTGCACTTTCAAGACCTCAGTGCAGAAACTATTCGATGCACTACCATACCAAATGTACTTGCAAACCTGGAGCAAGCTCGGGAAAGGCAAAGCCGACAGCCTGAGGGTCCTTTGACTCCTTCCAGACAAACTCTTGCCCCAACTGTGCACTTCTATGCTGGGGACTGGGAAGAACTCCCCACTGTATTATCTGTTGTTCGGAATGACGTGTCCGAGGTGACTACAGGGATGAGGTTGAGCTTCTCCGAGGAGGATTTCATGGATGGGTGCAGTAGCCAAGATGGTAGCAGCATAACACAAGAAATTTCCTCAAGGAGGTCAAGAAAGCTTTCAGGAAGCCGGGCATGGGAAAGAGCTAGTGAGACAGATCAGGGCGAAAGTGGCTATGACATTATTTTGATGACCGAAATTCCATACTCGGTTTCCTCTTTGAAGAAGTTATATGCACTAATTAAGAAG TGTGTCAGGCCTCCATACGGGGTTGTATACTTGTCGACGAAGAAAAACTATGTTGGCTTTAACAATGCAGCCCGGCATCTCAGAAGTCTGGTTGATGAAGAAGGCATTTTTGGAGCTCATTTAATTAAAGAGGTGACTGATGTAGATATTTGGAAGTTCTTTCTCAAGTGA
- the LOC105776152 gene encoding pentatricopeptide repeat-containing protein At3g22470, mitochondrial has translation MGYIDFGSSVLGKMMKVGAQPDVVTLSTLINGLCKRSKISEALSLFDEMMEKGYRPNLIVYTTVLNGLCKTWNTDRALRFLRMMEERGFKPNIVAYSTVIDCFCKKGLLSEALDLFSKMKVKGIRPNIVIYNCLIHGVCNLGQQKEATRLLNEMAGNNISLDIVTYNILIDAHCKKRMISEAVDTVDAMRKQGIEPNVVTYSILVDAHCKEGMVSKAEDIVDTMRKKGIEPDVVTYNALINGHCLQNKMDEARRVFQLMSKKGCAPAIRSYNIMINGYCKAKRVDEAMELFHEISQKGPTPDIVTYSILMQGMCELGRLSSALKLFRAMLKSRLELDIVSYTILIDGFCTAGRIEVAKELFLQLSVNGLKPDVYTYGIMINGFCKKGLPDEAYQWFRSMGNNDFLPDSCCYNVMIQGFFRNSYTSEATQLLVEMVSMGFSADLCTATLFVDLILQSNKSILI, from the exons ATGG GTTATATTGATTTTGGGTCTTCTGTTTTGGGGAAAATGATGAAGGTAGGTGCTCAACCTGATGTTGTAACTTTGTCCACTTTGATTAATGGACTTTGTAAGCGAAGTAAGATATCTGAGGCTTTGAGTTTGTTCGATGAAATGATGGAAAAAGGGTATCGACCTAATTTAATTGTTTACACTACAGTTCTTAATGGTTTGTGCAAGACCTGGAATACTGATCGAGCTCTTAGGTTTCTAAGAATGATGGAAGAAAGAGGTTTCAAACCCAATATTGTAGCATATAGCACTGTCATTGACTGTTTTTGTAAGAAGGGGTTACTAAGTGAGGCTCTTGAtcttttctccaaaatgaaagtTAAGGGCATTAGGCCAAATATTGTTATTTACAATTGTTTAATTCATGGTGTGTGTAACTTGGGCCAGCAGAAGGAGGCAACCAGGCTTTTGAATGAAATGGCGGGTAACAATATTTCTCTTGATATTGTCACGTATAATATATTGATAGATGCACATTGCAAGAAGAGGATGATTTCTGAAGCTGTAGATACTGTTGATGCAATGAGAAAGCAAGGCATTGAACCTAATGTTGTCACATACAGTATATTGGTTGATGCACATTGCAAAGAGGGAATGGTTTCTAAAGCTGAAGATATTGTTGATACAATGAGAAAGAAAGGCATTGAGCCTGATGTTGTCACATATAATGCATTAATAAATGGTCATTGCTTGCAAAACAAAATGGATGAAGCTAGAAGAGTATTTCAGTTGATGAGTAAGAAGGGTTGTGCACCTGCTATACGTAGTTACAACATCATGATCAACGGATATTGCAAAGCTAAAAGGGTAGATGAAGCAATGGAACTCTTTCACGAAATATCACAGAAAGGACCAACCCCTGATATTGTCACATACAGCATTCTTATGCAAGGAATGTGTGAATTAGGGAGACTTTCATCTGCATTGAAACTTTTTCGAGCAATGCTGAAGAGTAGGTTGGAACTCGATATTGTCTCTTACACTATCCTAATTGATGGCTTTTGCACAGCTGGGCGTATTGAAGTTGCAAAGGAATTATTTCTTCAACTCTCAGTCAATGGTTTAAAACCTGATGTTTACACATATGGTATAATGATTAATGGATTCTGTAAAAAGGGATTGCCAGATGAAGCATACCAGTGGTTTAGGAGCATGGGGAATAATGATTTTTTGCCTGATAGCTGCTGTTATAATGTAATGATACAGGGGTTTTTTCGAAACAGCTATACCTCAGAGGCAACACAACTTCTTGTGGAAATGGTCAGTATGGGCTTTTCTGCAGATTTATGCACTGCTACCTTATTTGTGGATCTCATCTTACAGTCTAATAAATCAATCTTGATTTGA